The Nisaea sp. DNA window GCCGGAAGGGAGTGTCAACGAGGGTATCGAATATTTCGGGCGAGAGCGCGATGACTGATCTCGCTCGCCTTCGGATAGCAGAAGAGATATCCGATCCTATTGTCGCGGTTGCGCGCGACGGCCGGATCTGCTGGTTGAATACCGCGTTCAAAGATCTGACCGGTTTCGCGTCCGTGGGAGATGAGATCGCGCGCTGGCTGGAACCTTCAGGATGCCGCGTGGGCGATATGTTGGGGCTGGCACGGTCAAGCACGATACCCATGCCGTTCCGCGCGTCCGTCAAGACCGACAACGGAACGGAACCCCTGAAGGCCGAGCATTGGCGACTTCGCGACGCCGACGGTCCTGTTGTCGCATTGCGTTTTTTTTCTGCCGGACAGGAAGCGGCGCGCTTCGTCGCTCTGACCGAAACCATCGATCGGCTCAATCAGGAGGTCCGGAGCCGCAGGGAAGCGGAACGTTCACTGCGCAGTGCCGTAGCCGACCTCGAAGCCGCAAACAGGACGAAGGACCGGATACTGGCCGAAGTAAGTCACGATCTGCGGACTCCACTTAATGCCATCATCGGTTTCTCAGATGCCATGCAACACGGGATAGCTGGCCCGCTTACGGCCAAGCAAAGCGACTATATCGATTCCATACAGCAAAGCGGCAACATGTTGCTGGAACTGGTCGAGCTGATTCTCGAAGTTGCGCAAGACAGATCGGAAAAAGAAGAGGTCGTCGATCGCCTGGTCGATCTGGACACCTGCATTTCCCGCTGCGTTGCAGCCGTCAAGATTGCGGTAAAAGACAAGAACGTCGTCTTCCTCGTTCCCGACGACTGCCTCCTTCCCAGACTGCAGGCCGAGCAGGCGACAATCACCACGATCCTGATGAACCTGCTGGACAACGCAGCCAGATTCTCCCCGCCCGGCGGCCATGTCTCCGTCGAAACTGACCGACAGGCTGACGGCGGGCTCACGATCCGGGTCTCGGACCAGGGCCCCGGCATCGAGAGCGACGAACTCGATCGGATTGCCTTGCCCTTCTATCGCGCCCAAGCCTCCACAGTCGCCAACCGCGGCGGATATGGGCTCGGCCTATCTGTTGTAGACAGCCGTTTGAAAGCGCTAAACGGTCACTTCGAAGTTCACAGTCAGATCGGTTTAGGGACCGCCGTCACGGTTCACCTCCCGGCAGATCGCGTGCACTGGCCGCCGCCCCCCGATGCGGGTTCCCCGATTCCGGCCTAGGCGGACCACAACGAAGACGGCGCGCCCAATCTGCCCCCGCTTGTACGGACCGCCGCGGCAGTAAAGATGGCGGTGCCAACGGTCGCAACGCCGGGCGCAGAAGGCAAGTGGCGGTAGGCCAGCGCCAGCACCCTCCCACACGGTCGTCATCCCGAATTAAGGGGACCGGAATTAAGGTGACACACGACTTACCGGAATTAAGTGGCGTGTCCCCTTAATTCGTGTCCCCTTAATCCTGTCCCCTTAATTCCTTAATTCCCGTGTCCCCTTAATTCCCCATTTCTCACTATTCTATGCGATTGATCTCAATTCTCTCATCAAGCGAATACAGCTGCACAAATTAGCATAATGTACTCAAGCCTTTTGGACCGACGATTAAGGTCATCCAGTCGGGCGAGCACTCTTTTCCGCAACCCTCTTCGCCTCAATGTTTCAGGAGCATTCTTTAAGCCATACATAATACCAGCGGCGCTAATAACCACCCCCGCAGGAGGGTTCAGAACTCCAACTCCAACGCCTGCAATGCCTAAAAACGTGGCAACAATAATATCTGCCAAGCTCGTCCGCGGTGGTTTTAAGGCCTCACTAAAATCTTTCAGCTGGCCTGTCAAAATTTTAATTTGATCAACAATCTGATCTGTGTCGGTGACAATACTTTGAAAATCCGGAGTGCTGGTTACAGCACGCCGAAGCAGTTCATCAATTCGTTGAAGCAGTTCATCCGCCTCAACAAAATTTCTCTCTATTTGATTTCGAATATGTTTAACTCGGAAATCGTCAGGCAAAACCTATTTCTCCTAATAGAGAAAATTAATCACCATTCTTGGAGTGCATGTGATTTCGTAACATTGACGCATTGTTTTCATTCAAATTTTCTATTTTCTTAAATAAATAAGGCAGCATATCTTTCGTCACCTCAATATGGCCTACTATTCCTTTGATGTAATTCTGCGCCTCCCTCTCATCGGACGCACCCTCCCTAAAAGCGCCACTATGAAACCGGAGCACACCAAAGAAACTCACTAATAAAACCGCAGACACACCAAGTTCCCATACCCCTAACACACCTAAAATCGAAGCAGAATCAAGAAACAATAAAATCATTAAAGCTCCCGTAAAAACTCCGGATAATATTAAAAATATGTCAGAAAATACTAAAAGGCGCCGAGCCCACAAATCCATTTCAT harbors:
- a CDS encoding PAS domain-containing sensor histidine kinase yields the protein MTDLARLRIAEEISDPIVAVARDGRICWLNTAFKDLTGFASVGDEIARWLEPSGCRVGDMLGLARSSTIPMPFRASVKTDNGTEPLKAEHWRLRDADGPVVALRFFSAGQEAARFVALTETIDRLNQEVRSRREAERSLRSAVADLEAANRTKDRILAEVSHDLRTPLNAIIGFSDAMQHGIAGPLTAKQSDYIDSIQQSGNMLLELVELILEVAQDRSEKEEVVDRLVDLDTCISRCVAAVKIAVKDKNVVFLVPDDCLLPRLQAEQATITTILMNLLDNAARFSPPGGHVSVETDRQADGGLTIRVSDQGPGIESDELDRIALPFYRAQASTVANRGGYGLGLSVVDSRLKALNGHFEVHSQIGLGTAVTVHLPADRVHWPPPPDAGSPIPA